Proteins found in one Synergistaceae bacterium genomic segment:
- a CDS encoding NAD(P)-dependent oxidoreductase: MKIAVVAANGKAGRLIVEEAVNRGLDVTAIVRGENKTKAAHSIKRDILDIKADDLKNFDVVIDAFGTFDPDTLHLHSETLKVLCDAVSGTQTRLLVVGGAGSLYLDKTHTQQLYKTPDFPKDYRPLAAAQAQELDELRKRKDVKWTFVSPAADFQADAPRTGKYILAGEEFTLNSKGESIISYADYAIAMIDEALNGNHIQQRISVVRE; encoded by the coding sequence ATGAAAATCGCAGTTGTAGCAGCAAACGGCAAAGCAGGACGCTTAATCGTCGAAGAGGCAGTAAATCGCGGACTCGATGTTACAGCAATAGTTCGAGGCGAGAACAAGACGAAAGCAGCTCATTCAATCAAACGTGATATTCTTGACATTAAAGCAGATGACCTGAAAAATTTTGATGTTGTTATTGACGCATTCGGAACGTTTGACCCTGACACTTTACACCTTCATAGCGAGACTCTAAAAGTTTTGTGCGATGCTGTGAGCGGGACTCAGACTCGTTTATTAGTTGTCGGCGGCGCAGGAAGTCTCTATCTCGACAAGACTCACACGCAGCAATTATATAAGACTCCTGATTTCCCGAAAGATTACAGACCTTTAGCAGCTGCACAGGCTCAAGAACTCGACGAACTAAGAAAGCGTAAAGACGTTAAATGGACGTTTGTGAGTCCGGCAGCAGATTTTCAGGCAGACGCACCGAGAACAGGAAAATATATTCTTGCGGGCGAAGAATTTACGTTAAATTCAAAGGGTGAAAGCATTATCAGTTATGCAGATTACGCAATTGCAATGATTGACGAGGCTTTGAACGGGAATCACATTCAGCAAAGAATTTCAGTAGTAAGGGAGTAA
- a CDS encoding ADP-ribosylglycohydrolase family protein: MLLGAIIGDVIGSIYEFNNIKAKDFDLVSPYSQFTDDSVMTMAVAHALCEFKKGSEISETKFKAALINSMKQFGKRYPDAGYGRMFKTWLRSRNTTPFKSFGNGSAMRVSPVAWYFDDLDTVERFARLSAEVTHNHPEGIKGAQAIAAAIFLARTGKSKQDIKSYISIKYNYDLNRTLDEIRPDYYFDATCQGSVPEAIIAFLEADDFEDSIRNAVSIGGDSDTIACMTGAIAQGMWEIPAEIENLIMPVLDSFMSDELEKFCDAIEPHDDKPAEKVNNNLTEMVFILDRSGSMSGLESDTIGGFNSLIEKQKKEPGRAIVSTVLFDDVQEVLHDRVDLSLIENMTEDEYFTRGSTALLDTIGSAIDHIGRIHKYSKPEDVPEHTNFVIITDGYENASRRFTGPKIKHMIENQKKKYGWEFLFIGANIDAITTAKNLGISARRAVNYVADSRGTDIVFENVSRAMSYSRHNEEIANDWSADIAIDYYKRKERNQNFHAPDDDQEIEIIEE, encoded by the coding sequence ATGTTATTAGGCGCAATTATAGGCGATGTAATTGGCAGTATCTATGAATTTAACAACATTAAGGCGAAAGATTTTGATCTTGTGAGTCCCTACTCGCAATTTACGGACGACTCTGTAATGACAATGGCCGTTGCTCATGCTTTGTGCGAGTTCAAGAAGGGCAGCGAGATAAGCGAGACAAAATTTAAGGCGGCATTAATAAATTCTATGAAGCAATTCGGTAAACGTTATCCCGATGCAGGTTACGGAAGAATGTTTAAAACGTGGCTGCGTTCAAGAAATACAACACCGTTTAAAAGTTTCGGCAACGGGTCAGCTATGAGAGTTTCTCCGGTCGCGTGGTACTTTGATGACTTGGACACTGTCGAGAGATTCGCAAGGTTAAGCGCAGAAGTTACTCACAATCACCCCGAAGGAATTAAGGGCGCACAAGCAATAGCAGCAGCAATTTTTTTAGCTCGCACGGGCAAAAGCAAACAAGATATTAAATCCTACATCAGCATAAAATATAATTACGATTTAAACCGCACTCTTGACGAAATAAGGCCGGATTATTATTTTGACGCGACTTGTCAAGGGTCTGTGCCTGAAGCTATTATTGCATTTCTTGAAGCAGATGATTTCGAGGACTCTATACGCAATGCAGTATCAATCGGCGGAGATTCTGACACAATTGCATGTATGACAGGAGCAATCGCGCAAGGTATGTGGGAAATTCCCGCAGAAATTGAGAATCTCATTATGCCCGTGTTAGATTCTTTTATGAGTGATGAACTCGAAAAATTTTGCGATGCTATTGAACCTCATGACGATAAACCAGCTGAGAAGGTCAATAATAATTTAACGGAAATGGTATTTATTCTCGACAGAAGCGGCTCGATGTCAGGTCTTGAAAGCGACACTATAGGCGGATTCAATTCGCTTATCGAGAAACAAAAAAAGGAACCCGGCAGAGCTATTGTCTCAACGGTTTTATTTGATGATGTTCAAGAAGTTTTGCACGATAGAGTCGATTTATCGCTGATAGAAAATATGACAGAGGACGAATATTTTACGCGCGGAAGTACAGCACTTCTTGACACAATCGGCAGTGCAATTGATCATATCGGAAGGATTCATAAATACTCCAAGCCCGAAGACGTACCCGAACACACAAATTTTGTGATAATCACTGACGGCTACGAGAATGCAAGCAGGAGATTTACAGGCCCGAAAATTAAGCACATGATCGAGAATCAAAAGAAAAAATACGGCTGGGAGTTCTTGTTCATCGGAGCAAATATCGACGCAATAACAACAGCCAAAAATTTAGGAATTTCCGCCCGTAGAGCCGTTAATTACGTTGCAGACAGCCGCGGAACTGACATAGTATTTGAAAATGTTTCACGCGCAATGAGCTACAGCAGACACAATGAAGAAATCGCAAATGACTGGTCGGCAGATATTGCAATTGACTATTACAAACGAAAAGAAAGAAATCAAAATTTTCATGCTCCAGATGATGATCAGGAAATAGAAATAATAGAAGAGTAA
- a CDS encoding LysE family transporter, whose translation MLDVILEYLPYALVTTTTPGPNNLMCLYAVSSEGWSGGRKLISGIFTGCTTLLISSILFCHQLNEYVPGLVKYLKYVGAAYIIWLALRIATSKPGKSQERAITFKSGLLLALTNIKMLLYFITIFTVYIIPSGANLYNLFVHGLIILSISVLTWFTWGAAGSLLQRVIAKYYRPFNILMGIILLWCAVKIVM comes from the coding sequence TTGCTTGATGTAATTCTCGAATATCTGCCGTACGCTTTAGTAACAACTACAACACCGGGACCAAATAATTTAATGTGCCTTTATGCCGTAAGCTCAGAAGGTTGGTCGGGAGGGCGCAAATTAATATCAGGAATCTTTACCGGCTGTACAACTTTATTAATTTCGAGCATATTATTTTGTCATCAATTGAATGAATATGTGCCGGGACTCGTGAAATATTTAAAATATGTCGGAGCTGCTTATATTATCTGGCTGGCTTTACGCATTGCAACGAGTAAACCAGGAAAGAGTCAAGAACGTGCGATAACTTTTAAAAGCGGGCTTCTTCTTGCGCTGACAAATATAAAGATGCTGCTATATTTCATTACTATTTTTACGGTTTATATAATTCCGTCGGGAGCAAATTTATATAATTTATTTGTGCATGGGCTAATAATTTTATCAATCAGCGTTTTAACGTGGTTCACGTGGGGTGCGGCTGGGAGTCTCCTGCAAAGAGTCATAGCAAAATATTACAGACCGTTTAATATTCTCATGGGCATTATTTTATTATGGTGCGCGGTGAAAATTGTCATGTGA